In Hyla sarda isolate aHylSar1 chromosome 9, aHylSar1.hap1, whole genome shotgun sequence, the following proteins share a genomic window:
- the LOC130290397 gene encoding leucine-rich repeat neuronal protein 1-like, giving the protein MPHIHSIRMKRSIPWTKTWTLLLICQSSYISGLAFCPPQCVCETRPWFTPQSVYHEAKTVDCNDLLLTHIPENISIDTQVLLLQSNKISHMGWELQDLVNLTELDLSQNHFQSIQDLSVSNLSHLITLYLEENQLTELPDYCLKDLESLEELYINHNQINYIGPRAFAGLGKLLRLHLNANRLRVIDSTWFEDLPNLEILMIGENPVSALQNLNFQPLGRLHSLVLAGMELNWVPENAFFGLDYLESLSFFDNRLTSVPKEALKHLKLLKFLDLNKNPISRIRTGDFKDMPHLEELSLNSMEDLERVEAEAFQDLPELIKLEIFNNPRLTYLDPSAFGPNVGALKTLLLSNNRLALIPLKVFQTLPGLSEISLYSNPLRCDCQNNWKGLSSVQLIEAQATLCTSPPLVSGHLFQEIQGQAWLSRCPPLIDEHSFPSRLHLSKHQLVTLNCQASGHPKPEIYWITPHGERISGGTGRIHILAEGSLEILDATEEDSGSYMCQMWNSDGTDSKSVVVFINGTEEQEFTSLSIVTKKVHSNFVVVEWKMLGGPANAPNVLVPALWTSATMRIHNPHISYTAKVPLDIQEYNLTHLQPATKYEVCFTVSSLSRPSQQSCLNVTTKDASFSVAAVGRPVSIALSAALGSLIAGLCMAAVIVYAGHHLRYKSCGHSLKKYMQRASFIPLNDFYPPLISLWEGEVEKEKESSLEQPVLVPPQEDKTFPSVVQIDTSKTYMWQP; this is encoded by the coding sequence ATGCCTCATATCCATTCCATAAGAATGAAGAGATCAATTCCTTGGACTAAGACCTGGACCCTTCTGCTCATTTGCCAGTCATCGTACATCTCCGGTTTGGCGTTCTGTCCTCCTCAATGTGTCTGTGAGACAAGGCCCTGGTTCACACCACAGTCCGTGTACCACGAAGCGAAAACAGTGGACTGCAATGACCTACTCCTGACCCACATCCCGGAAAACATCTCCATCGACACCCAAGTGCTCCTTCTACAGAGTAATAAGATTTCACATATGGGATGGGAGCTTCAAGATCTGGTCAACCTTACCGAACTTGACTTGTCTCAAAACCACTTCCAGAGCATTCAGGATTTAAGCGTGTCCAACCTTTCCCATCTCATCACCCTTTATCTAGAGGAGAATCAGCTTACAGAGCTGCCGGACTATTGCCTAAAAGATCTCGAGAGTTTAGAAGAACTATATATAAATCACAACCAGATCAATTATATCGGTCCTCGAGCCTTTGCCGGCTTGGGAAAGCTACTGAGACTTCACCTCAATGCCAACCGTCTACGTGTCATCGACTCCACATGGTTCGAAGACCTTCCAAATCTCGAAATACTTATGATTGGGGAGAATCCCGTAAGCGCCCTtcaaaacttgaattttcaaccTCTTGGAAGGTTACATAGTCTAGTACTTGCGGGGATGGAACTCAACTGGGTTCCAGAAAATGCCTTCTTTGGGTTGGACTACCTGGAAAGCCTCTCATTTTTCGATAACCGTCTGACTTCTGTCCCCAAGGAAGCACTGAAGCACTTGAAACTGCTGAAGTTCTTGGACCTTAACAAAAATCCCATAAGTAGAATTCGGACTGGAGATTTCAAAGACATGCCTCATCTTGAGGAACTCAGCCTAAATTCAATGGAGGATCTAGAACGTGTGGAAGCCGAAGCTTTCCAGGACCTACCGGAGCTTATTAAATTAGAAATTTTCAACAATCCTAGGTTGACCTACCTGGACCCCAGTGCCTTTGGGCCCAACGTTGGTGCTTTGAAGACTTTACTTCTTAGCAATAATCGATTGGCACTAATACCGCTTAAAGTATTTCAGACACTACCGGGATTATCTGAAATCAGCTTATACAGTAATCCTCTGCGCTGTGATTGCCAGAACAACTGGAAGGGACTCTCATCAGTTCAGCTGATAGAAGCCCAAGCCACACTTTGTACCAGCCCACCGCTGGTTAGTGGACACCTCTTCCAGGAAATACAAGGACAAGCTTGGTTAAGTCGCTGTCCTCCACTAATAGATGAACATTCTTTCCCGTCCCGGCTTCACCTTTccaaacaccagctggtgactcTCAATTGCCAAGCCAGTGGTCACCCAAAGCCTGAAATATACTGGATAACCCCTCACGGAGAAAGAATATCGGGAGGAACGGGACGAATCCATATCCTAGCCGAGGGTTCTCTGGAGATTTTGGATGCCACCGAAGAAGACTCTGGGTCATACATGTGCCAAATGTGGAACTCAGATGGTACAGACAGTAAAAGTGTTGTCGTCTTCATCAATGGGACTGAGGAGCAAGAGTTCACTTCTCTTTCCATAGTTACCAAGAAGGTCCATTCCAATTTCGTTGTGGTGGAGTGGAAGATGTTAGGTGGGCCAGCCAATGCGCCCAACGTCCTTGTTCCAGCCTTATGGACCTCTGCGACCATGAGGATACACAACCCACATATTAGTTACACTGCCAAAGTTCCTTTAGATATACAAGAGTACAACCTGACACATCTACAGCCAGCCACCAAGTATGAGGTTTGCTTCACTGTGTCATCCCTGTCCCGGCCCAGTCAACAGTCTTGTCTCAATGTGACCACCAAAGACGCTTCTTTTTCCGTGGCTGCGGTCGGCCGGCCGGTCAGTATTGCCCTCTCAGCAGCTCTAGGCTCCCTCATTGCTGGACTATGCATGGCCGCTGTCATTGTATATGCAGGACATCACCTCCGTTACAAAAGTTGCGGACATTCCCTAAAAAAGTACATGCAGAGGGCGTCCTTCATCCCGCTCAACGATTTCTACCCCCCGCTCATCAGCCTGTGGGAAGGAGAAGTCGAGAAGGAAAAGGAGAGCAGCTTGGAGCAGCCAGTCTTGGTGCCACCTCAAGAGGATAAGACTTTTCCATCGGTGGTTCAAATTGATACATCAAAGACTTACATGTGGCAGCCTTAA